tttatgtctATGAACTATGTCTACTTATATGTGAAACAAAgggatataatttttttttaacaactacGCCATTTTCTCATGTTTGAGTATATAAATCCATtggtaaaaatatatacatatcagaTTAAGTCTTGTTTTTTTTGCTACTTTCTAATGCATTTGATATTGCTGCGGTTAATTGTTTTTCACTCACGCACATAATCGCACATGAAACATTGGTAAGAAAACACGGCACATgaaaattaatttctttttttatatgaagCTGTAATTAAATAGTGATATTATGTGTAAATAGTCTGTTCTTAAGTTCGGTGCGTTTTAATGAATACGCAGACAATTTCTGATGGGTCTGAAGAAATATGGAAAAGGCGATTGGAGAAACATAGCTCGAAACTTCGTGACCACACGGACGCCAACGCAAGTCGCAAGTCATGCTCAAAAGTATTTCATAAGGCAAGTCAACGGCGGCAAAGATAAACGCCGTTCAAGCATCCATGATATCACCACCGTCAACATCTCAGACTCTCCTGATGCAGCGGCCGCTGattccgcaaccgcaaacgcccCATGCTCGCCGCCGTCAGTAGGAGGAAGCCAGCGAGAGGCTTCAGATCACTGGGAAGGTCAAACGACATACGTTGAAACAGCGGCTGCGTTTTACAATCAAAACGTGTTTCAAGAAACGCTCCTTGGAATGTCCTCAACGCCGTATATGGCCAAACTGCAGGAGCAGAGTTTTCTAAACGCATCACAATTCGAATCGTACAATGCGTATCTCCAAATGTAGCACAAGGTGAAGATCTCGGAGAAGTTACCGAGTTAATAATCATTAGTAACTTTTTTTactcttttggtttttattgtTTGATCTGCGCGGCTtgcatatacaaaaaatattagctGCTCTTTTTTTCCGAGACTCTTAGTGTTTTTCTCCCTATATTTTTGTGGTTGATTCAAAGATATTTTTAGCAAATTAATTAGagttttggttattttaatTGCTGAGTGGTGcattttgtgtttgtgtgatttGGACCTCTTGTGAGCTCGAATtgcttttttataatttatgttttatgagTTGTGTCATGTAGTCTATTATTAGATTTTGTACCTTACTGATGGATTTTTCAATTAATGAGTACTATTTCCgttttatagtattattttgatatttttcacacaaatttaaaaataactgaaattagttatatttttagtaattatatctatttaaccaataatatttgagataaaaatatatttataaaaccaatatattttacaattaatattaagtataaattaatataaattgtattaaattttaaagtgaCACTCTTtgaataaatagaaaaatatatcaatattaatactttttattaaaaaaaaagagagagtaatAGTTATTGTTTCGCTTTGTTTAGCTACTTTGCAACTTTCCCTTTTGCTAGTTTTCATCTCACTTGTGCCAATTTTGCAAAATACGTTAAGGTTAAAGTCTCAGTGCGAAGATTGAGATTAAAATTAGATAGGatgtgtaaaatataaaatgtaatataaAACCTAGGGGATACtgatatattttggtttatcaACTAATTCAATTGCTATTTTCAAAGCTTTATATTTTGGTGTAATCTATTTTCCCCTTGTAAttgttttttcttaagaaaacatttaaaaataaataaataaaattagttttaaacgGGGAATGCTAGTTTAGAATGAATTATGAATTATCTATTGAGGAGTATGAAGCTAAAAGTATATATGTTAAGTGGGTTTTCCATTTATTTAATCTAAGATATTTAACAACTTGGTGTCGTGACAAATCTGTAATCGAAACCTGGCTTAGTGttggtttttattaaaaactttttaattaCTTTACTTTCCCAAAAAAGTTGTTCAAAATTACTTTTTGAAGTTCGAAGTTGACAAGATAATGAGAATCTATAGAGCCTAAGAAAACccataaacaaaaatgaaaaagccATAATGATTGATATGCTTTTTTGTTCACCAAGTTGGcaattttataagtattttttaaTCATGGGGCTTTAATGTGAAGAATCATAAACTTCTAACCTTATAGTCAATCGCAGTTGAGTAGATTAATTAACGTGCTCTTAACTAATGTTTGACAAAAAGTAAATGTAGAGGCAATTTTATTACCTTTTCGATCAGCATCAGGAACTATTTAATCTTGGACTCTTGGTAAATTTGTTCTTTAAACTGATGTTtgattttgttcaaaaaaaaaactgatgttTGCTGTGTCCCATTTCGATGCCTTCGGTGAGTAATACAAGAAGTACTTCATATGATCCCAAATTAGACTTCTGAGAGCATTTCCAAAAGAAACTGTATAActccaaatataaagttttttgctctacaaaaaagaatttgaaaagtgaaattccaaatatagagtttcacttttcaaaacttcatctttttatttgcaaaTTAGTCTTTacaattatatatcatatttatatttcttaaatatttttttgtttaactttttaatccttaaaacttttatatctcataaatatttcaaatttgttttataaatttaagttttacacatgaaattaaataaaaatttaaaaaaagatttataatattttaaaactaaaattaaacaacaagaatattacaaaaaaccgtaataaaaacttattaaaaagacaCATGAAGATCAATGGCAGAAGCAACAGTTGAAATGACGGAAAATGAAGATATCCGATTTCAGCAATTTTTggctcgtaatctacaaataaaaaataaagagaatcatttcttacttcgaaatgcactagttgatcatatatggAAGCATTacggaaataattttatggaataatgtaatatttgcttgcagtttaatatttaattatgtacttttatttataattttatattttaatgtatgatttttttaattaatatttctgtaatatatatatatatatatatatatatatgtactagttatttatagaagttttatgaatttacattaactatgacaaatataaggattatagtgtaaaatataaataattttgaagttaggtttgaagttttacttttggagaagaacacattgaaacttcaaatatagagttttagaaacttcaaaatagagtttttttttggagatgcttaAGAGCATGAACATCCCAAGGTCCTTAGGGAAGTTTTTTGACAAAATGTGGGTCTTACTGACGCGTGGATcctacaaaaatttaaaaaccacTCCCCAAAATCACCAAATAAGGATCGGTAATCGAGGAGTTTTGGCACTGTTTGCAGACCCCACCGACACGTGGCGAACCGcgattgttttaaaaaaataaaaaataaaaaaaaaccttaaggACCTCTTGCGATAATCATGGTGTAAGGCAGACCGTCGATTCCTAATATTTATTGCAAGTCATAACCtactttattttgtttcttagtAAGTCAGTCAATGTTTATATATTGGCTTAGTTTCAAAGTTAGTCTTTCCTTATCAATGTGTGTGCCAAGAAGTTTAGTTAACTTTTTTGGACAAAGAAGTTTAGTTACCTATTTTGTATTCTTAGATCATCTCCTATATATTTtgctatttttgtttctttcatcgAACCCGCTGATGAGTGGCTGAAAGTACAGTATACAAATGATGAGTACATAAATCTCACAATTTGGGATGTACAACCGGCATGGTTGGATGATTTGCCGAAGGTGAAGATAGATAGAAGGACAAAGTATATATGTTTCGATGTTTCCAAATGGAAGATTTACGGATGGAATAATATCAAAGGATGTGGTTCATTGTTTTCAACACTATTAAGAGATCACAAGTATCACAGAGACACAAAAGCTTGGATTTTGGAATTCATATTTCTTAAGTGGCGAGTTGGTGCACATCATCATCTGCACAAGACATTTAGAAAATGGGATATGACTAAAAGAATAAAGTCAAACCGAAACCATGTTAGAAGGTGTTAGATACGAAAGCATTGGTATCTATTTATGGCAACAAGATTTCAGTTAACAGAAGCATTGGGGTTTACTATGCGGTGTATAAATAAAAGTCTTAGCTTGAAATTACTAGCTAAACACACAATTCGCATCAGAAGTTCGTTTCTAGAGAAGAAAATAACAGAATGATCCCTCTGTAAGTCTTTACTTCGGGAGGCATTATTAAATtcacttttcttgttttatcGTCTTCAACTAAATGACGCATATTTCTGcttatataataatttgttcTCCGGATATTCTTTCTATtgactttgttttcttttatatatttcatatgtGTATCCAGACTTTGTgttttgaacataaataaagTTCTAATTTCGTCGAAAAAACTATTCACACACACATCATGTTGCTTAGACAAGGTCGAGCAGTCGTTTTGTTTTCAAAGCTACACAACACAATCATTTCTTTAATACCCATGGGACTAACCAGTACATGCACTTGAAATCTTGCAGTCATCTCCTTCTTAACTTCCTAAGGTTGGGGACAATATCGCTGACTATCTATCGATTCTTGAGACCCGGTAAATATAGCTTAAATTCATTGTTAACGTGGCCATATACTCGACTAGGTACACGTAATTAGTCGGGTCTCAAGAATgccataattttaatatagataATGCCATGGGTTATGAATGGAAGGGCAGGACAAGTGCAGTTCTCCTGCAATACATTCACCATTCACGTTTTTCTGTTTGCAAAATCAGTTTAAGCAGGAGATCTGCATGcagttcaatatttttgtttttttgtggaAAAAAACGGGAGAtcttatttttgtctttttgtggaAAAAGCGGGAGATCTGTATGCAGATCACATCCGCTAACATTTAGTTATATTTCGGCCTTATAATTTTCCTAAAACTTCTCTCTTCCGGGCTTTCTAGGGCCGCTAAGCTTCTgcttttgggtttcttttttGACACACTGGGTATATCTCTTTCATCAAATATAATGTCTGTAAAACATTTAGGCCTAAAGCTGTTATATCTGAAGAgttttattaagatttttgGTTGTCCAACCTAAATCCCCAAGATATAAAATAGGGTTAATTTGTGTGATGTACATATTGGgacaagaaatgaaaaaaaaccaTGTAACAGTTACATGGTGGAAtgtgaattttctttttaaatgaatttttgaCTTTTTGTGAGTagccataatatttttttttgatgaaatgtgaaatttattgatcaatgTAAAAATAATAGAGCTTTACAAAAATTTGAAGAGACTATAGAAAAGGATATACAATGCTAAAAAGAATGATCGAACATCTAGTAATTTAGGCTGTAACTTCAAACCAACGTCGCATTAATCCTTCGAGCTTGTGGTCAGCTTTGTATCTAAGAGTGGTAATACTATTCCGCATTGCTTTATCAATGATCCTGATCAGTTGATCCACTGTCCGAAACCCTGTGTGTAGCCATAATATTAACGTGCTATTTCCCCACAAAAACTATCATACGATATCAATTAGAtttgttaattaatataatgattttgacctttttaaatatgtttatatctagatatataaattctaataaactttagattttttttttagttaaaatacgttaaattggtaaaaaaattaatttgttaattaatataatgaacctataaatttaaataattttttaatcatttaattattaaaaatattttattagtgttgctttaattttgtatttgttgATGCACACTTacaactaatttttaaatatatgatatatattaatatatatgatatataagttgattaaaatatatttgtactattttattaatgtgatatatatatatatatatatttattaatttaatggttatatatgagttatcatatttaaaaaatcttgccaaaaatataaatctctattaaaaaaattgtacatGTCAAGTTAATGTCATTTCATCATTTTTCAAAAGCAATGCctttattttttgttgaaatttaaTGCGGTAATGACACATATACAAATCACTTCACAAATAATGTTTATGAGATATAGAGTGTAAATGGATAAGCTCACCTAGCATCTCGAGAatatagaaataatatatatatatatatatatatatatatatatatatatattgaattaataatatacagaaaaatgtacaatttattgaattaattatatttatgtatttgtgGAACGAAAGATAAGATTTCCTAATAGATCTTATTAGTGTGGCACCAATTTAACTAATGAATTTTCCATAAACTTTAGATCATGTCCATGAATTGCTACAAAATGAAAGAGAAATTAATCCCaaagagaaataaaatttatatcttgTCCATATGATTTTTTATCACTACATCACCAACATGTGGTTATCAAAAACTATTTGTAGTAGTAGTTTTTCATCTTCAAATAATCATAATTTTCGTTTGAAACCCATGATCTGACaattttctatacataaattgaTTAACTCAATTTCTATCTCAAAGCTTCCCAAACAATCATGAAAAGAGGCTAAGATTATTTATACTAAGAACTTTGAACATATGTGGAGTATATGTGCTAAGTACGTAGTCCCCACTTACCTACTACTAGTAAAGATGAGAAAGCAAATTTATTCTCGATGAACACCCTTTCCTCGATTTCAGCTCGCTTTTATTGCTAATAGATTTTATTTCAAtttcataatattattttgtagttAACATATCAGACCCTACACAGTTAAAATTACACAACACACCACTTTTGTGTTAATGGTCCTTCTTTTATCGCCCCTTTGTAATGGATCTTAACCTACAATAGTTTGCCAATTCgtttttttctgtaacttttttttttttttggtaaaaaaaaagtgttttcatCTCTTTAACAGGAACCCAAACATTGTAAATAGTCTCTCAAAACGCGAATCGAATCCGGGTGGCGGAAGTTACAGTCGCAGCCTCTTTACCACCAGAGTTGACTCGTTATGGTTTTTCTCTAACTTTGTAAAAGGAAACCCAGAATGTGGTTaggtttctttattttctctctTAATATACACATGAATAACGTTTGAcgttattaattaaaataacattagGAGAAACACtgagaaaaactttttttttccgaaTTCTACCGTGTGTTAATATATGATCTGTTTCAGTGAGTTGGATGGGAATTTATTAGAAAACGAAAGGTGGTAGCCTGATGCTCACACGAATCCGACTAATAATTTTAAAGCTTATTTTTGAGCCATtgaaattcattttttcttaaaagtcccattgattttttttttttcacaagaaAGCAGGTGTAGCCTTTTCTAggtttttgtttatattatagGAATTTTGGtggttgatcaaaaaaaaaaaagaattttggtATAACTGTTTTAATTACTATTCGTAGCCTTAGAGCAACTCCTACAAAGAATTCTCTCTTTGAGTGATCCATATTGACAAAAAAGTGATGAAGTAGGAAAAGTTTATGGGTTCGATGGAATCTGAGAGATGGCCCAAACTTGGACAGCCGGGAGGAACTCAATGAAGCAAGCAGGCAAACATTTGCAAGGCACAAGCCGCAcatgaatttcttttttttttgctaaattgtaaatatcatgaaaatgttaataaaacctcaaatcctttttttaaataactattCTGATTCTATGAACCCCAAAAAGGGTAAAAAAAAGACCCATAGAATCAAACGCAAATCAAAGCTTTCCTAAACAAGAACAAGTTATGAAGTACAGAGAAGCAACAAACATGAGTTATTCttggttcaccaaccaataggaattagttatttcatatttagtatatttaaaaaaa
The window above is part of the Brassica napus cultivar Da-Ae chromosome C3, Da-Ae, whole genome shotgun sequence genome. Proteins encoded here:
- the LOC106427708 gene encoding transcription factor DIVARICATA, with the protein product MNRRIEVLSSATYLDTSNWLFQENRGTKWTHEENKKFENALAFYDKDTPDRWNKVAAMLPGKTVGDVIKQYRELEEDLSDIEAGRIPIPGYASDSFTLDWGGYDAGNNGFNMNGYYFPASGGKRGSAARAAEHERKKGVPWTEEEHRQFLMGLKKYGKGDWRNIARNFVTTRTPTQVASHAQKYFIRQVNGGKDKRRSSIHDITTVNISDSPDAAAADSATANAPCSPPSVGGSQREASDHWEGQTTYVETAAAFYNQNVFQETLLGMSSTPYMAKLQEQSFLNASQFESYNAYLQM